In Methylothermaceae bacteria B42, the following are encoded in one genomic region:
- a CDS encoding methane monooxygenase/ammonia monooxygenase subunit C, which produces WVRWYEGVYGWSAGLDSFAPEFETYWMNFLYIEIVLEVVTASVLWGYLWKTRDRNLDALAPREELRRNFTHLIWLVAYAWAIYWGASYFTEQDGTWHQTIVRDTDFTPSHIIEFYLSYPIYIITGFASFIYAHTRLPYFAKKGLSLAYLITVVGPFMILPNVGLNEWGHTFWFMEELFVAPLHYGFVFFGWLALAILGVLLQIFASFLGLIGKDLCGDVYDEAVSRVGEDQAVWAE; this is translated from the coding sequence GTGGGTCCGGTGGTATGAAGGGGTTTATGGCTGGAGTGCCGGCCTGGATTCCTTTGCGCCGGAATTTGAAACTTACTGGATGAACTTCCTGTACATTGAAATTGTGCTGGAAGTGGTGACAGCCTCGGTGCTGTGGGGTTATCTGTGGAAGACCCGTGACCGCAATCTGGATGCCTTGGCGCCGCGTGAAGAACTGCGTCGCAACTTCACCCATTTGATCTGGCTGGTGGCATATGCCTGGGCCATTTACTGGGGTGCGAGCTACTTCACCGAGCAAGATGGTACTTGGCATCAAACGATTGTTCGTGACACGGACTTCACGCCGAGCCACATCATCGAGTTCTACCTGAGCTATCCGATCTACATCATCACTGGCTTTGCGTCATTCATTTATGCCCACACCCGTCTTCCTTATTTTGCGAAGAAAGGGTTGTCCTTGGCATATTTGATCACCGTGGTAGGTCCTTTCATGATTCTGCCGAATGTTGGTTTGAATGAATGGGGCCATACCTTCTGGTTTATGGAAGAGCTGTTTGTAGCGCCATTGCACTATGGTTTTGTCTTCTTTGGCTGGCTGGCGCTGGCTATTTTGGGCGTATTGCTGCAAATTTTTGCCAGCTTCCTGGGCCTGATTGGCAAAGACCTGTGCGGTGATGTCTACGACGAAGCGGTATCTCGCGTAGGCGAAGACCAAGCAGTTTGGGCTGAGTAA
- a CDS encoding methane monooxygenase/ammonia monooxygenase subunit A, producing MSTSSSAVRSHAEAVQVSRAVDWLGIFILFMVLTGSYHIHGMLTMGDWDFWADWKDRRLWVTVYPIVMITFPAAVQAVIWERLRLPFGATICILGILFGEWINRYFNFWGWTYFPVNFVFPTAAVHMAIFLDVVLMLSGSFLFTAVIGGLGWGLLMYPGNWPVIAPLHVPVEYNGMLMSIADIQGYHYVRTGTPEYIRMVEKGTLRTFGKDVAPVSAFFSGFMSILIYFMWHFVGRWFGTVKFVKKT from the coding sequence ATGAGCACTTCGTCATCTGCGGTTCGGTCACACGCCGAAGCCGTACAAGTGTCCAGAGCAGTTGACTGGCTGGGCATTTTTATCCTGTTTATGGTACTGACTGGTTCCTATCACATTCATGGTATGTTGACCATGGGTGACTGGGACTTCTGGGCGGACTGGAAAGACCGCCGTTTGTGGGTTACGGTCTATCCGATTGTGATGATCACCTTCCCTGCAGCTGTGCAAGCTGTGATCTGGGAACGTTTGCGTCTGCCGTTTGGGGCGACCATTTGTATTCTAGGCATTCTGTTTGGGGAATGGATCAACCGCTATTTTAACTTTTGGGGTTGGACTTACTTTCCTGTGAACTTCGTGTTCCCGACCGCCGCGGTACACATGGCGATTTTCCTGGATGTGGTCCTGATGCTGTCAGGCAGCTTCCTGTTTACCGCCGTGATTGGTGGTTTGGGCTGGGGTCTGTTGATGTATCCGGGCAACTGGCCAGTGATTGCGCCCTTGCACGTACCTGTGGAATACAACGGTATGTTGATGTCAATTGCTGACATTCAAGGTTACCACTATGTTCGTACGGGTACCCCTGAGTACATCCGGATGGTAGAAAAAGGTACCTTGCGTACGTTTGGTAAAGACGTGGCGCCAGTATCCGCCTTTTTCTCTGGCTTCATGTCCATCCTGATCTACTTCATGTGGCACTTTGTGGGCCGCTGGTTCGGTACCGTGAAATTTGTCAAGAAGACTTGA
- a CDS encoding methane monooxygenase/ammonia monooxygenase subunit B, which translates to MKILRDRIARWSLVGVLLTLAAAVMYTPTASAHGEKSQAAFLRMRTIHWFDLNWSKASVNVNEEVEISGKFHVFEGWPESVDPPEVSFLNIGIPGPTFIRKESYIGDTFVPRSVRLEIGNTYTFRVVLKARRPGEWHVHTMLNVQGGGPIIGPGKWITVEGSMSDFRNPITTLTGQTVDLETYNLGNTYFWHALWYAIGLAWMFYFIKNPVFLPRMVMVNAGRADELITPTDKKVAMLFGAATILIVIFGMSSANSKYPVTIPLQAGTLRGIKPIELPPPSVDVKVEEATYRVPGRAMKMVLTVTNNGDSAVQLCEFNTASVRFMNPEVCEDDSGYPEDLLADEGLTVVPNDPIAPGQTVTLEVTASDAAWEVYRLADIIYDPDSRMGGMLFFYDEAGNRQMVIIDAPLIPTFM; encoded by the coding sequence ATGAAAATCCTAAGAGACAGGATCGCGCGCTGGTCGTTGGTAGGGGTACTGCTGACCCTGGCGGCGGCAGTCATGTACACCCCGACCGCATCGGCCCACGGCGAGAAATCCCAGGCGGCCTTCCTGCGGATGCGTACCATTCACTGGTTTGACCTGAACTGGTCGAAAGCCAGCGTTAACGTCAACGAAGAAGTGGAAATTTCTGGTAAATTCCACGTTTTCGAGGGCTGGCCGGAATCGGTGGATCCCCCCGAAGTATCGTTTTTGAACATCGGGATACCGGGACCGACCTTTATCCGTAAAGAGTCCTACATTGGCGACACCTTTGTCCCCCGCTCCGTGCGGTTGGAAATTGGTAACACCTACACATTCCGGGTAGTGCTGAAAGCACGTCGTCCTGGTGAGTGGCACGTTCACACCATGTTGAACGTTCAGGGCGGTGGCCCGATCATCGGGCCGGGTAAATGGATCACCGTGGAAGGCTCCATGAGTGATTTCAGAAACCCTATCACCACCTTGACGGGTCAAACCGTGGATCTTGAAACCTACAATCTGGGTAACACCTACTTCTGGCACGCTTTGTGGTATGCCATTGGTCTTGCCTGGATGTTCTATTTCATCAAGAACCCAGTGTTCTTGCCGCGGATGGTTATGGTCAATGCGGGTCGTGCTGACGAACTGATCACCCCGACCGACAAGAAAGTGGCAATGCTATTTGGCGCCGCCACCATCTTGATTGTGATCTTTGGGATGAGCAGTGCCAACAGCAAGTATCCTGTGACCATTCCGTTGCAGGCGGGTACTTTGCGTGGCATTAAGCCCATCGAACTGCCACCTCCCTCAGTGGATGTGAAGGTCGAAGAAGCCACCTATCGGGTACCTGGACGCGCCATGAAGATGGTATTGACCGTCACCAACAATGGCGACAGCGCGGTGCAACTGTGCGAATTCAATACCGCTTCTGTGCGTTTCATGAACCCGGAAGTGTGCGAAGACGATAGTGGCTATCCTGAAGACCTGTTGGCTGACGAAGGCTTGACGGTTGTACCGAATGATCCGATTGCCCCGGGTCAAACTGTGACCTTGGAAGTCACCGCATCGGATGCAGCGTGGGAAGTCTATCGTTTGGCTGACATTATCTATGACCCAGACAGCCGTATGGGCGGTATGCTGTTCTTCTATGATGAAGCTGGCAACCGTCAGATGGTGATTATTGATGCACCGTTAATCCCAACCTTCATGTAA